In the genome of Dickeya fangzhongdai, one region contains:
- a CDS encoding efflux RND transporter periplasmic adaptor subunit, whose amino-acid sequence MRSNNFIVTVATCAALLTGCDRSAVSPASSQPVAVTVQTLHGAPVTLHSELTGRVTAAMVSEVRPQVDGIIQQRLFTEGSEVKAGQMLYQIDPASYQAAADQAAAALKNAQSTVRSAKLKAERYARLLKEEGVSQQDADDAQATYEQDVASVAEKTAALKTAQINLAYTRITAPISGRIGISSVTPGALVTASQSTALATIRQLDPIYVDLTQSSSQRLALLAHQKQQQAAVTLTLENGQPYSQPGVLKLAEVAVDEATGSVTLRAEFPNAGHMLLPGMFVRATVETASVPDAILAPQQGILRDTKGNAYALVVNNQQVVERREVETGEAMGSRWLITQGLNAGDRLITEGTDKVRTGDKVTAVEESARSDTATPRTTEAR is encoded by the coding sequence ATGCGAAGTAACAACTTTATTGTAACAGTGGCTACGTGCGCTGCGCTGTTGACGGGATGCGATCGCAGCGCTGTTTCACCGGCGTCATCACAGCCGGTGGCGGTGACCGTGCAGACGCTGCATGGCGCACCCGTCACGCTGCACAGCGAACTGACCGGCCGCGTGACGGCGGCGATGGTATCCGAGGTTCGCCCGCAGGTGGATGGCATTATCCAGCAACGGTTATTTACCGAAGGCAGCGAAGTGAAAGCCGGGCAGATGCTGTATCAGATTGACCCGGCCAGTTATCAGGCGGCGGCGGATCAGGCCGCCGCGGCGCTGAAAAACGCCCAGTCCACCGTGCGCTCGGCCAAACTGAAAGCCGAACGTTACGCCCGGCTGCTGAAAGAAGAGGGGGTGTCGCAGCAGGACGCGGACGACGCGCAGGCCACCTATGAGCAGGATGTCGCCAGCGTTGCGGAAAAAACCGCCGCCCTGAAAACCGCGCAAATCAACCTGGCGTATACCCGCATTACCGCGCCGATTTCCGGCCGCATCGGTATTTCGTCGGTCACGCCGGGCGCGCTGGTGACCGCCAGCCAGAGCACCGCGCTGGCCACCATTCGCCAACTGGACCCGATCTACGTCGACCTTACCCAGTCCAGCAGTCAGCGGCTGGCGCTGCTGGCGCACCAGAAACAGCAGCAGGCGGCGGTAACGCTGACGCTGGAAAACGGCCAGCCTTACAGCCAGCCGGGCGTGCTGAAACTGGCGGAAGTGGCGGTGGATGAAGCCACCGGTTCAGTGACGCTGCGCGCCGAGTTCCCTAACGCCGGGCATATGTTGTTACCGGGCATGTTTGTGCGCGCCACCGTGGAAACCGCCAGCGTGCCTGACGCCATTCTGGCGCCGCAGCAAGGCATCCTGCGCGACACCAAAGGCAATGCCTATGCGCTGGTGGTCAACAACCAGCAGGTGGTGGAGCGGCGTGAGGTGGAAACCGGCGAAGCGATGGGCAGCCGCTGGCTGATCACTCAGGGGCTGAACGCGGGTGACCGGCTGATTACCGAAGGCACCGACAAGGTGCGCACGGGCGATAAAGTCACCGCCGTTGAGGAGAGCGCCCGGTCGGATACGGCGACGCCGCGCACGACGGAGGCCCGCTGA
- a CDS encoding nitrate regulatory protein, producing MVADPSTTIRFLMASRQCELNSLRGLLQSGELVGRISQLVHMLQRERGTSNLFLCSDGRLCVDELPQREQDVQQAESQFMEQLDDLAQRAGSLPQASRLFSRAASVVYTLGLLPSLRQQVRQRALPQSDAMTVFNDIIRHLLTLVFEVSDTAAEPVIARALVAMFSFMQGKELAGQERAVGAAAFAAGEFPVSTQQTLLDLIERQERCFDTFANFADDVSRERWLSLATDREFERLRRVACTRAPDNLPLEGSLQWFALATARIDAMKQIEDRLEQTLMQLCRDRIAAAEQACLDQQADVAGLMAAQQGEDHSYSVFIARSEMEQGAAAHSWLDSDGVRPQLGRSLLSLVQQQARRLQALDHELAAMRATLDERRQIDRAKGVLMQHRGLSEEEAYKTLRRMAMNQNKKLIEIANAMLAVADVFQDNP from the coding sequence ATGGTAGCGGACCCTTCAACGACAATTCGTTTTCTGATGGCTTCGCGCCAGTGTGAACTGAATAGCCTGCGCGGGCTGCTGCAAAGCGGCGAGCTGGTGGGGCGCATCAGCCAGCTGGTGCACATGCTGCAACGCGAACGCGGCACCTCCAACCTGTTCCTGTGTTCGGACGGGCGGCTGTGTGTGGATGAACTGCCGCAGCGCGAGCAGGATGTGCAACAGGCCGAGTCGCAATTTATGGAACAACTGGATGACCTGGCGCAGCGCGCCGGGTCGTTGCCGCAGGCCAGCCGGCTGTTCAGCCGTGCCGCCAGTGTGGTTTACACGCTGGGGTTGCTGCCGTCGCTGCGCCAGCAGGTGCGGCAACGCGCGTTGCCGCAGTCGGACGCGATGACGGTGTTCAACGACATCATCCGCCATCTATTGACGCTGGTGTTCGAAGTGTCGGATACCGCGGCGGAGCCGGTGATTGCCCGGGCGCTGGTGGCGATGTTCAGTTTCATGCAGGGCAAGGAATTGGCCGGTCAGGAGCGGGCGGTCGGCGCAGCCGCGTTTGCCGCCGGTGAATTTCCGGTCAGTACTCAGCAGACATTGCTGGACCTGATCGAACGTCAGGAGCGTTGTTTCGATACCTTCGCCAATTTCGCCGATGACGTCAGCCGTGAGCGCTGGCTATCGCTGGCGACCGATCGGGAATTTGAACGACTGCGACGCGTGGCCTGCACCCGCGCGCCGGACAACCTGCCGCTGGAAGGCAGCCTGCAATGGTTCGCGCTGGCGACGGCGCGTATCGACGCCATGAAGCAAATCGAGGATCGGCTGGAGCAGACGCTGATGCAACTGTGCCGCGATCGTATCGCCGCCGCCGAGCAGGCTTGTCTTGACCAGCAGGCGGATGTCGCCGGCCTGATGGCGGCGCAGCAGGGGGAAGACCACAGCTATTCGGTGTTTATCGCCCGCTCGGAGATGGAGCAGGGCGCGGCGGCGCACAGCTGGCTCGACAGCGACGGCGTGCGGCCGCAGCTGGGGCGTTCGCTGCTGTCGCTGGTGCAACAGCAGGCGCGGCGTCTGCAGGCGCTGGATCATGAACTGGCGGCGATGCGCGCGACGCTGGATGAGCGGCGCCAAATCGACCGGGCCAAGGGCGTGCTGATGCAGCACCGGGGCTTAAGCGAAGAAGAGGCGTATAAAACCCTGCGCCGTATGGCGATGAACCAGAATAAGAAACTGATCGAGATTGCCAACGCCATGCTGGCGGTGGCGGATGTGTTTCAGGATAACCCCTGA
- a CDS encoding efflux transporter outer membrane subunit yields the protein MRVIMTLLTGAMLLSGCSLDPHYQRPSAPVPDAWPQGAAYHAAAAARQPADDIPWREVLVDDRLRQVVDMALSDNRDLRKAIADVEAARAQLGEKRATLLPTINAGIDGDRSRSLSSSGNGTVLSSSYGASLSTSAFTLDLFGKNRSLTGAAREAYLSSAATATSTRLTLIADTSTAWVALATARSNLALARQTMESAGQSLAVTRSRLRNGVASAVDVAQAETVYQQARADVASALTTEAQDKNALDLLAGRPVPEALLPADVASLAQAVKPVAAGISSAALLRRPDVQAAEHTLKSANANIGTARAAFFPSITLTASNGLSSEALSSLFSGGAHVWSLAPAVSLPIFDGGANLSALRYAEAEKQGYVASYEKTLQTAFREVADALARKGTIDEQQAAQRDYVAAAERSYQLASNRYRAGVDTYLNVLDAQRTLYSARQSLLSLEQSRLDNLITLYNVLGGGVK from the coding sequence ATGCGCGTTATTATGACGTTACTGACCGGCGCTATGTTGTTATCCGGCTGTTCGCTGGATCCGCACTATCAGCGGCCGTCCGCGCCGGTGCCTGACGCCTGGCCGCAAGGGGCGGCCTATCATGCGGCGGCGGCGGCCCGCCAGCCGGCGGATGATATCCCGTGGCGCGAGGTGCTGGTGGACGATCGTCTGCGTCAGGTTGTCGACATGGCGTTGTCGGACAACCGTGATCTGCGCAAAGCGATTGCCGATGTGGAAGCGGCGCGCGCGCAGCTTGGCGAAAAGCGCGCGACGCTGCTGCCGACCATTAACGCCGGGATAGATGGCGATCGCAGCCGTTCGCTCAGCAGCAGCGGCAATGGGACGGTATTGAGCAGCAGCTACGGCGCCAGCCTGTCCACCAGCGCCTTTACGCTGGATTTGTTTGGTAAAAACCGCAGCCTGACCGGCGCGGCGCGGGAGGCGTATCTGTCCAGCGCCGCCACCGCCACCAGCACCCGGCTGACGCTGATCGCCGATACGTCCACCGCCTGGGTGGCGCTGGCGACCGCCCGCAGCAATCTGGCGCTGGCGCGTCAGACGATGGAGAGCGCCGGGCAGTCGCTGGCGGTGACCCGCAGCCGGTTGCGTAATGGTGTGGCGTCGGCGGTGGATGTGGCGCAGGCGGAAACCGTCTACCAGCAGGCGCGGGCGGACGTCGCCAGCGCGCTGACCACCGAAGCGCAGGATAAGAATGCGCTGGACCTGCTGGCCGGGCGCCCGGTGCCGGAGGCGCTGTTGCCTGCGGATGTGGCGTCGCTGGCGCAGGCGGTGAAACCGGTCGCCGCCGGTATTTCGTCCGCCGCGTTGTTGCGCCGTCCGGATGTGCAGGCGGCGGAACATACCCTGAAATCGGCCAATGCCAATATCGGCACGGCGCGGGCGGCGTTCTTCCCCAGCATTACGCTGACCGCCAGCAACGGCCTGAGCAGCGAGGCGCTGTCGTCGCTGTTCAGCGGCGGCGCGCACGTCTGGTCGCTGGCGCCGGCCGTCAGCCTGCCTATCTTTGACGGCGGCGCCAACCTGTCGGCGTTGCGCTACGCCGAGGCGGAAAAACAGGGCTATGTCGCCAGTTACGAGAAAACGTTGCAGACCGCGTTTCGCGAAGTGGCCGACGCGCTGGCGCGCAAAGGCACGATTGATGAGCAGCAGGCGGCGCAACGCGATTACGTGGCGGCGGCCGAGCGCAGTTATCAACTGGCCAGCAACCGCTACCGCGCCGGGGTCGATACCTACCTCAACGTACTGGATGCCCAGCGCACGCTGTACAGCGCTCGTCAGTCGTTGCTCAGCCTGGAACAGTCGCGGCTGGATAATCTGATTACGCTGTATAACGTATTGGGAGGTGGGGTGAAATAA
- a CDS encoding ABC transporter ATP-binding protein: MRDQPIIRIQQVSQRFSTASGSFLALDNVSFDIHTGETLSLIGHSGCGKSTLLNLIAGLTLPTSGGLLCDNREIDGPGPERAVVFQNHSLLPWLTTYDNVALAVKQVFRGQMSKAEMHEWIVHNLELVHMGHALNKHPHEISGGMKQRVGIARALAMKPKVLLMDEPFGALDALTRAHLQDAVMEIQQRLNTTIVLITHDVDEAVLLSDRVLMMTNGPAATVGEIMTVALERPRSRVALADDPRYHQYRQQVLHFLYEKQPHAA; this comes from the coding sequence ATGCGCGATCAACCGATTATCCGTATTCAGCAGGTCAGTCAGCGTTTTTCCACCGCCAGCGGTTCGTTCCTGGCGCTCGATAACGTGAGTTTCGATATCCATACCGGGGAAACCCTGAGTTTGATCGGGCACTCCGGCTGCGGCAAATCAACGCTGCTCAACCTGATTGCCGGGCTGACGCTGCCGACCAGCGGCGGCCTGCTGTGCGACAACCGCGAAATCGACGGTCCGGGGCCGGAGCGGGCGGTGGTATTCCAGAACCATTCGCTGCTGCCGTGGCTCACCACCTACGATAACGTCGCGCTGGCGGTGAAGCAGGTATTCCGCGGCCAGATGAGCAAGGCGGAGATGCACGAGTGGATCGTCCATAACCTGGAGCTGGTGCACATGGGGCACGCGCTGAACAAGCATCCGCATGAGATTTCCGGCGGCATGAAGCAGCGGGTGGGCATCGCCCGCGCGCTGGCGATGAAACCCAAGGTGCTGCTGATGGACGAACCGTTCGGCGCGCTGGACGCGCTGACCCGCGCCCATTTGCAGGACGCGGTGATGGAAATCCAGCAGCGGCTGAACACCACCATCGTGCTGATAACCCATGACGTGGATGAGGCGGTGTTGCTCTCCGACCGGGTGCTGATGATGACCAACGGCCCGGCGGCCACGGTGGGCGAGATCATGACGGTGGCGCTGGAACGCCCGCGCTCTCGCGTCGCGCTGGCGGATGACCCGCGTTATCACCAGTACCGTCAGCAGGTGCTGCATTTCCTGTATGAGAAGCAGCCGCACGCGGCCTGA
- the ntrB gene encoding nitrate ABC transporter permease — protein MKTQAQILSIVPEPTDTPHHNAVATDATVIALPETVGVAAPAPTVASPRAVWRPRLSRWLSRLLPGGVGMILLLAVWQLAALSSKGFPTPWQTWLAAQSIFADPFYVAGPNDQGIGWNVLASLERVGIGFGLAALVGIPAGFLIGRFRFMAAMFNPIISLLRPVSPLAWLPIGLLLFQRAEPASSWTIFICSIWPMILNTAEGVRQIPQDYLNVARVLKLSEFTIMRKILLPAVLPSVLTGVRLSIGIAWLVIVAAEMLTGGIGIGFWIWNEWNNLNVPNIIIAILVIGVVGLLLEQGLMLLAKRFSYETR, from the coding sequence ATGAAAACGCAAGCCCAGATTCTTTCGATCGTGCCGGAGCCGACTGACACGCCGCACCACAATGCTGTCGCGACCGACGCCACCGTTATCGCCTTACCCGAAACCGTTGGCGTAGCTGCACCGGCGCCGACCGTCGCCTCGCCGCGCGCCGTCTGGCGGCCGCGCCTGAGCCGATGGCTGTCCCGGCTGTTGCCGGGCGGCGTCGGCATGATCCTGCTGCTGGCGGTCTGGCAGCTCGCGGCGCTGAGCAGCAAAGGTTTCCCGACGCCGTGGCAGACCTGGCTGGCGGCGCAGAGCATTTTTGCCGACCCCTTTTACGTGGCCGGCCCCAACGATCAGGGCATCGGCTGGAACGTGCTGGCGTCGCTGGAGCGCGTCGGCATCGGTTTCGGGCTGGCGGCGCTGGTGGGCATTCCCGCCGGTTTCCTGATTGGCCGCTTCCGGTTTATGGCGGCGATGTTCAACCCGATTATTTCGCTGTTGCGTCCGGTCAGCCCGCTGGCGTGGCTGCCCATCGGCCTGCTGCTGTTCCAGCGCGCCGAGCCGGCTTCCAGCTGGACCATTTTTATCTGCTCCATCTGGCCGATGATCCTCAACACCGCCGAGGGGGTGCGCCAGATTCCGCAGGATTATCTCAACGTGGCGCGGGTGCTGAAGCTGTCCGAATTCACCATCATGCGCAAGATCCTGCTGCCGGCGGTGCTGCCGAGCGTGCTGACCGGGGTGCGGCTGTCGATCGGCATCGCCTGGCTGGTGATCGTGGCGGCGGAAATGCTGACCGGCGGCATCGGTATCGGCTTCTGGATTTGGAACGAGTGGAACAACCTCAACGTGCCCAACATCATCATCGCCATTCTGGTGATTGGCGTGGTCGGGCTGTTACTTGAGCAAGGGCTGATGTTGCTGGCCAAACGCTTCAGCTATGAAACCCGTTAA
- a CDS encoding efflux RND transporter permease subunit has protein sequence MFSRFFIHRPVFAWVIAIVIMLAGALSIESLPVAQYPNVAPPSIAIKASYPGASADTLENSVTQVIEQQLTGLDGLLYFSSSSDSSGDVRITATFTQGTNPDTAQVQVQNKVQQATSRLPTEVQQQGITVTKSQQDFLLIMALYDTTDKSTAADIADYMVSNLQDPLSRVDGVGSVQVFGSQYAMRIWLDPTKLAAYSLMPSDISSAIEAQNTQVSAGKIGAQPAGSDQQLTATVTAQSRLKTPTQFRDIIVKSESSGALVRLGDVARVELGNEDYTTTTRLNGHPAAGIAVMLSSGANALATAERVKAKVAEFTPQMQQGYEVSYPKDSTDFIKVSVEEVVQTLFEAIALVVLVMFLFLQNLRATLIPAVAVPVVLLGTFGVLAVFGYSINTLTLFGMVLAIGLLVDDAIVVVENVERLMRDQGLSPVVATEQSMREISSALIGVALVLSAVFLPMAFFGGSTGVIYRQFSITIVSSMLLSVVVALTLTPALCAALLKPAVHSSPDGNGFFARFNRGYDRLQQRYTGRVAHVITGPWRYLALYGLLIVALGLLFLRLPGGFLPNEDQGDVMVQFTLPAGATEARTSKVGERIEHYFLTEEKNNVEAIFVISGFNFSGSGQNAGMAFVALKNWSQRPGSANSSDAIAHRAMQALSAIRDAQVFTMSPPAVQGLGQSDGFTFELQATGNTDRSRLLALRDQLLAEAAKNPQLSAVRPNDLVQMPQLQVDLDYAKIRALGLSISDVTSTLSSAWGGTYVNDFIDRGRVKKVYIQGDAGSRGQPSDLDKWFVRGTDSSGNSVMTPFSAFAATRWSYGPESLSRYNGLASYEIQGTGAPGVSSGKAMDEMEALARALPAGTTFAWSELSYQERLASGQAISLYAMSILVVFLCLAALYESWSIPFSVMMVIPLGVVGAVLAATLRGLENDVYFQVALLTTIGLSAKNAILIVEFAEAAYRRGATLYEAALEGARTRLRPVLMTSMAFIAGVFPLAVATGAGANSRISIGSGIVGGTLTATVLAIFLVPMFFVLVRRVFPGRHTQTSPSTSMPTPTQGEN, from the coding sequence ATGTTCTCCCGTTTCTTTATTCATCGCCCGGTGTTTGCCTGGGTGATCGCCATTGTCATCATGCTGGCGGGCGCGCTGTCGATTGAATCGCTGCCGGTGGCGCAGTACCCGAATGTGGCGCCGCCCTCCATCGCCATCAAAGCCAGTTACCCCGGCGCTTCCGCCGACACGCTGGAAAACAGCGTGACCCAGGTGATTGAGCAGCAGCTCACCGGGTTGGACGGGTTACTCTATTTTTCTTCCTCCAGCGATTCGAGCGGCGATGTGCGCATCACCGCCACGTTTACGCAGGGCACCAACCCGGATACCGCGCAGGTGCAGGTGCAGAACAAGGTGCAACAGGCCACCAGCCGCCTGCCCACTGAAGTGCAACAGCAAGGCATCACGGTGACCAAGTCCCAGCAGGATTTCCTGCTGATCATGGCGTTATACGACACCACGGATAAAAGCACCGCCGCCGACATCGCCGACTACATGGTCAGCAACCTGCAGGACCCGCTCTCCAGGGTAGACGGCGTCGGCAGCGTACAGGTGTTCGGTTCCCAGTACGCGATGCGCATCTGGCTGGACCCGACCAAACTGGCGGCGTACAGCCTGATGCCGTCGGATATTTCCTCCGCGATCGAAGCGCAGAACACCCAGGTCTCGGCCGGGAAAATCGGCGCGCAGCCGGCCGGCAGCGATCAGCAATTGACCGCGACCGTCACCGCGCAATCACGGCTGAAAACCCCGACGCAGTTCCGCGACATCATCGTTAAAAGCGAATCCAGCGGCGCGCTGGTGCGCCTTGGCGACGTGGCGCGGGTCGAGCTGGGCAACGAGGACTACACCACCACCACCCGGCTGAACGGTCACCCCGCCGCCGGGATCGCGGTGATGCTGTCGTCCGGCGCCAATGCGCTGGCGACGGCGGAGCGGGTGAAAGCCAAAGTGGCGGAGTTCACCCCGCAGATGCAGCAAGGCTACGAAGTGTCCTACCCGAAAGACAGCACCGACTTTATCAAGGTGTCGGTGGAAGAGGTGGTGCAGACCCTGTTTGAAGCCATCGCCCTGGTGGTGCTGGTGATGTTTCTGTTTCTGCAGAACCTGCGCGCCACGCTGATCCCGGCGGTGGCGGTGCCGGTGGTATTGCTGGGGACGTTCGGCGTGCTGGCGGTGTTCGGGTACTCCATCAATACCCTGACGCTGTTCGGCATGGTGCTGGCGATTGGCCTGCTGGTGGATGACGCCATCGTGGTGGTGGAAAACGTCGAGCGGCTGATGCGCGATCAGGGGCTGTCGCCGGTGGTGGCCACGGAACAGTCGATGCGCGAGATTTCCAGCGCGCTGATCGGGGTGGCGCTGGTGCTGAGCGCGGTGTTTCTGCCGATGGCGTTCTTCGGCGGATCGACCGGGGTGATCTATCGGCAGTTCTCCATCACCATCGTGTCCTCCATGCTGCTGTCGGTGGTGGTGGCGTTGACGCTGACGCCGGCGCTGTGCGCGGCGTTGCTGAAACCGGCGGTGCATTCGTCGCCGGACGGCAACGGTTTCTTCGCCCGTTTCAACCGTGGGTATGACCGTTTGCAGCAGCGCTATACCGGGCGGGTGGCGCATGTCATTACCGGACCGTGGCGCTATCTGGCGCTGTACGGTTTGCTGATCGTGGCGTTGGGCTTACTGTTCCTGCGGTTGCCGGGCGGCTTCCTGCCTAACGAGGATCAGGGTGATGTCATGGTGCAGTTTACGTTGCCGGCTGGCGCCACCGAAGCCCGTACCAGTAAGGTGGGGGAACGCATCGAGCACTATTTCCTCACCGAGGAAAAAAACAATGTTGAAGCTATTTTCGTGATTTCCGGCTTCAACTTCAGCGGCAGCGGACAGAATGCCGGGATGGCGTTTGTAGCGCTGAAGAACTGGAGCCAACGCCCCGGCAGCGCGAACAGTTCCGACGCCATCGCCCATCGCGCCATGCAGGCGCTGTCCGCGATTCGCGACGCGCAGGTGTTCACCATGTCGCCGCCGGCGGTGCAGGGGCTGGGCCAGTCTGACGGCTTTACCTTTGAATTGCAGGCTACCGGCAATACCGACCGCAGTCGTTTACTGGCGTTGCGCGATCAACTGCTGGCGGAAGCGGCGAAGAATCCGCAGCTGTCCGCAGTACGCCCCAACGATCTGGTGCAGATGCCGCAGCTACAGGTGGACCTCGACTACGCCAAAATCCGCGCGCTGGGGCTGTCGATCAGCGATGTCACCAGCACGTTGAGCAGCGCCTGGGGCGGCACCTACGTCAACGACTTCATCGATCGCGGCCGGGTGAAGAAAGTCTACATTCAGGGCGACGCCGGCTCGCGCGGCCAGCCGTCGGATCTCGACAAGTGGTTCGTGCGCGGCACCGACAGCAGCGGCAACAGCGTAATGACGCCGTTCTCCGCCTTTGCCGCCACCCGCTGGAGCTACGGCCCGGAAAGCCTGTCGCGTTATAACGGGCTGGCGTCTTACGAAATTCAGGGCACCGGCGCGCCCGGCGTCAGCTCCGGCAAGGCGATGGACGAGATGGAAGCGCTGGCGCGCGCGCTGCCTGCCGGCACCACCTTTGCCTGGAGCGAGCTCTCTTATCAGGAACGGCTGGCCAGCGGGCAGGCGATATCGCTCTACGCCATGTCGATTCTGGTGGTGTTCCTGTGCCTGGCGGCGCTGTATGAAAGCTGGAGTATTCCGTTCTCGGTGATGATGGTCATCCCGCTCGGGGTGGTGGGCGCGGTGCTGGCCGCAACATTGCGCGGGCTGGAAAACGACGTCTATTTTCAGGTGGCGTTGCTTACCACCATCGGGCTGTCGGCCAAGAACGCCATTCTGATCGTGGAGTTCGCCGAAGCCGCTTACCGGCGCGGCGCCACGCTGTATGAAGCGGCGCTGGAAGGGGCGCGTACGCGTCTGCGGCCGGTATTGATGACGTCGATGGCGTTTATCGCCGGGGTATTCCCGCTGGCGGTGGCGACCGGCGCAGGCGCCAACAGCCGTATCTCCATCGGCAGCGGTATTGTCGGCGGTACGCTGACCGCCACCGTGCTGGCGATTTTTCTGGTGCCGATGTTCTTTGTGTTGGTCAGACGGGTATTCCCCGGTCGCCACACGCAAACATCGCCATCCACCTCGATGCCGACGCCTACGCAGGGAGAAAACTGA
- a CDS encoding TetR/AcrR family transcriptional regulator translates to MPSPHHEDKTQARRDQIIAAARRCFRQSGFHGASMAEIAAQAQLSVGQIYRYFVNKDDIIEEIVRRIVDIRLQRMTPENEDPRRFAPLLARRQLPIAGDSDDDDNLLMLEVASEATRNPRVASIMQEADQQMFTRASTLMKHRFPHFSDEEIAARTELMAVLCEGTTFRSVIPQRAPVAVLEPLYQSLFDSLFPDKTP, encoded by the coding sequence ATGCCATCACCCCATCATGAAGACAAGACGCAGGCCCGGCGTGATCAGATCATCGCCGCCGCCCGCCGCTGCTTTCGCCAGTCCGGCTTTCACGGCGCCAGCATGGCGGAAATCGCCGCGCAGGCGCAGCTTAGCGTCGGGCAGATTTACCGCTATTTCGTCAACAAAGACGACATCATTGAGGAGATCGTGCGGCGTATCGTCGATATCCGGCTACAGCGCATGACGCCGGAAAATGAAGACCCCCGGCGTTTTGCGCCGCTGCTGGCCCGCCGTCAGTTACCGATCGCCGGGGACAGCGATGACGATGACAACCTGCTGATGCTGGAAGTGGCATCGGAAGCCACCCGTAACCCGCGGGTGGCGAGCATCATGCAGGAGGCCGACCAGCAAATGTTTACCCGTGCCAGTACGTTGATGAAACACCGCTTTCCGCATTTTTCGGATGAGGAAATCGCCGCGCGTACCGAACTGATGGCGGTATTGTGCGAAGGCACGACATTCCGCAGTGTGATTCCGCAGCGCGCCCCGGTCGCGGTGTTGGAACCGCTGTACCAATCCCTGTTTGACTCACTGTTTCCTGATAAGACGCCATGA
- a CDS encoding CmpA/NrtA family ABC transporter substrate-binding protein, with amino-acid sequence MSDSKTDNKTNNQTQAFSRRQFLVGSAALGGAMLLPGIMNRAWAAGSDAPEKKEVRIGFIPLTDCASVVMASVKGFDKKYGITIVPSKEASWAAVRDKLVSGELDAAHVLYGLLYGLQAGASGPQHNMAALMTLNNNGQAITLSNKLREAGVSDAASLKRFIAASPAGTYTFAQTFPTGTHAMWLYYWLGAAGINPFDDVRTVVVPPPQMVVNMKIGNMSGFCVGEPWNQRAITDGLGFTAATSQDIWPDHPEKVLGTSAEWVNANPNTARALTAAVLEASRWIDSSDDNRRETARVIAGRAYVNTQEETIVGRMLGQYDNGAGKSWQDAHAMRFYHDGEVNFPYLSDGMWFLTQHKRWGLLAQEPDYQAVARQVNRIDIYKQAASAVGNVPLPSGEMRSSVLIDGKRWDGSDPAGYANSFSVKK; translated from the coding sequence ATGAGTGATTCCAAAACCGATAACAAAACCAATAACCAAACACAGGCGTTTTCCCGCCGCCAGTTTCTGGTGGGGAGCGCTGCGCTGGGCGGCGCCATGTTGCTGCCGGGAATAATGAACCGCGCCTGGGCGGCCGGTTCCGATGCCCCGGAGAAGAAAGAGGTGCGCATCGGTTTTATTCCGTTGACCGACTGCGCATCGGTGGTGATGGCGTCGGTAAAAGGTTTTGACAAGAAATACGGCATCACCATTGTGCCGAGCAAGGAAGCGAGCTGGGCCGCCGTGCGCGACAAGCTGGTGTCCGGCGAACTGGACGCGGCGCACGTGCTCTACGGGCTGTTGTACGGCCTGCAGGCCGGCGCGTCGGGGCCGCAGCACAATATGGCGGCGCTGATGACGCTGAACAACAACGGTCAGGCGATCACTCTGTCCAATAAGCTGCGCGAAGCCGGCGTGAGCGATGCCGCCAGCCTGAAGCGTTTTATTGCGGCCAGCCCGGCGGGGACTTACACCTTCGCCCAGACGTTTCCCACCGGCACCCACGCCATGTGGCTCTATTACTGGCTGGGCGCGGCCGGCATCAACCCGTTTGACGACGTGCGCACCGTGGTAGTGCCGCCGCCGCAGATGGTGGTGAACATGAAGATCGGCAACATGAGCGGTTTCTGCGTCGGCGAACCCTGGAACCAGCGCGCGATTACCGACGGCCTCGGGTTTACCGCCGCCACGTCGCAGGATATCTGGCCGGATCACCCGGAGAAGGTGCTCGGCACCAGCGCCGAATGGGTTAACGCCAACCCCAATACCGCCCGCGCGCTGACGGCGGCGGTGCTGGAAGCCTCGCGCTGGATCGACAGCTCGGACGACAACCGGCGCGAAACCGCCCGCGTCATCGCCGGGCGCGCGTACGTCAACACCCAGGAGGAGACGATTGTCGGCCGTATGCTGGGGCAATACGACAACGGCGCGGGCAAAAGCTGGCAGGACGCGCACGCCATGCGCTTCTACCACGACGGCGAAGTGAACTTCCCGTATCTGTCGGACGGGATGTGGTTCCTCACCCAGCACAAACGCTGGGGCCTGCTGGCGCAGGAGCCGGATTATCAGGCGGTGGCCCGTCAGGTCAATCGCATCGATATCTACAAACAGGCGGCCAGTGCGGTCGGCAACGTGCCGCTGCCATCCGGCGAGATGCGCAGCAGCGTATTGATTGACGGCAAGCGTTGGGACGGCAGCGATCCGGCCGGTTATGCCAACAGCTTCAGCGTGAAAAAGTAA